A window of the Streptomyces sp. NBC_00250 genome harbors these coding sequences:
- a CDS encoding SDR family oxidoreductase, producing MTRTPAPPYVKGHGLLAGRTAVITAAAGAGIGGATARRFLEEGARVLVSDAHTRRLKETETALAAEFGADSVASQPCDVTDETQVQALYDTAVRLHGRLDILVNNAGLGGTADLADMTDEQWNKVLDVTLGGTFRCTRAALRRFRDSGTGGVVVNNASVVGWRAQAGQAHYAAAKAGVMALTRCAAVEAAAYGVRVNAVSPSLAMHPHLAKVTTTELLDELTAREAFGRYAEPWEIANVIVFLAGDYSSYMTGETVSVSSQHA from the coding sequence ATGACCCGTACCCCAGCGCCGCCCTATGTGAAGGGGCACGGACTCCTCGCCGGGCGGACCGCCGTGATCACCGCAGCCGCCGGAGCCGGGATCGGCGGCGCCACCGCCCGCCGCTTCCTCGAAGAGGGCGCTCGCGTGCTCGTCAGCGACGCCCACACCCGGCGCCTCAAGGAGACCGAGACCGCCCTCGCCGCCGAGTTCGGCGCGGACTCCGTCGCCTCCCAGCCCTGCGACGTCACCGACGAGACCCAGGTCCAGGCCCTGTACGACACCGCCGTACGGCTCCACGGACGCCTGGACATCCTCGTCAACAACGCCGGCCTCGGCGGCACCGCCGACCTCGCCGACATGACCGACGAACAGTGGAACAAGGTCCTCGACGTCACCCTCGGCGGCACCTTCCGCTGCACCCGCGCCGCGCTGCGCCGCTTCCGCGACTCGGGCACCGGCGGCGTCGTCGTCAACAACGCCTCCGTCGTCGGCTGGCGCGCCCAGGCCGGACAGGCCCACTACGCCGCCGCCAAGGCCGGCGTCATGGCCCTCACCCGCTGCGCGGCCGTCGAGGCCGCCGCGTACGGCGTCCGCGTCAACGCCGTCTCCCCGTCCCTCGCCATGCACCCCCACCTGGCGAAGGTCACCACCACCGAACTCCTCGACGAGCTGACCGCGCGCGAGGCCTTCGGGCGGTACGCCGAGCCCTGGGAGATCGCCAACGTCATCGTCTTCCTCGCCGGCGACTACTCCTCCTACATGACCGGCGAGACGGTCTCCGTCAGCAGCCAGCACGCGTAG
- a CDS encoding acyl-CoA dehydrogenase family protein produces the protein MSSVEEFRAEIRGWLKTHLSGSFATLKGRGGPGREHEAFAERLAWERHLAAHGWTCVGWPKEYGGRGASIEEQIAFHEEYALADAPARVNHIGEQLLGPTLIDHGTEEQKARFLPPIRAVEELWCQGYSEPGAGSDLAAVRTRATLQDGRWVVNGQKIWTSLAHESQWCFVLARTEPRPEPGSRRHAGLSYLLVPLDRPGVEIRPIVQLTGTSEFNEVFFDGATTDAANVVGAPGDGWRIAMATLGYERGVSTLGQQVGFRRELDALVALARRNGAAADPDIRDRLTRAWAGLEALRAGALRGTDPSAAKLYWSHWHRDLGELALEVCGPAATLAAGAPYELDDWQRLFLFSRADTVYAGSSEIQRNIIAERVLGLPKEPRP, from the coding sequence ATGAGCAGCGTCGAGGAGTTCCGGGCCGAGATACGGGGCTGGCTGAAGACCCACCTCAGCGGCTCCTTCGCCACTCTCAAGGGGCGCGGCGGACCCGGCCGCGAACACGAGGCCTTCGCCGAACGCCTCGCCTGGGAGCGCCACTTGGCCGCCCACGGCTGGACCTGTGTCGGCTGGCCGAAGGAGTACGGCGGGCGCGGCGCGAGCATCGAGGAACAGATCGCCTTCCACGAGGAGTACGCCCTCGCCGACGCCCCCGCCCGCGTCAACCACATCGGCGAACAGCTCCTCGGCCCCACCCTCATCGACCACGGCACCGAGGAACAGAAGGCCCGCTTCCTGCCCCCGATCCGCGCCGTCGAGGAACTCTGGTGCCAGGGCTACAGCGAACCCGGCGCAGGCTCCGACCTCGCCGCCGTCCGCACCCGCGCGACCCTCCAGGACGGCCGGTGGGTGGTGAACGGGCAGAAGATCTGGACCTCCCTCGCCCACGAGTCCCAGTGGTGCTTCGTCCTCGCCCGCACGGAGCCGCGCCCGGAACCGGGGTCCCGGCGCCACGCCGGACTCTCCTACCTCCTCGTCCCCCTCGACCGGCCCGGCGTCGAGATCCGGCCCATCGTCCAGCTCACCGGCACCAGCGAGTTCAACGAGGTCTTCTTCGACGGGGCCACGACGGACGCGGCGAACGTCGTCGGCGCGCCCGGCGACGGCTGGCGGATCGCCATGGCCACCCTCGGCTACGAACGCGGCGTCTCCACCCTCGGCCAGCAGGTCGGCTTCCGCCGCGAACTCGACGCCCTCGTCGCCCTCGCCCGCCGCAACGGCGCCGCCGCCGACCCCGACATCCGCGACCGCCTCACCCGCGCCTGGGCCGGCCTCGAAGCCCTGCGCGCCGGCGCCCTGCGCGGCACCGACCCCTCCGCCGCCAAGCTGTACTGGTCCCACTGGCACCGCGACCTCGGCGAACTCGCCCTGGAGGTCTGCGGCCCCGCCGCCACGCTCGCCGCCGGAGCCCCGTACGAACTCGACGACTGGCAGCGGCTGTTCCTCTTCTCCCGCGCCGACACCGTCTACGCCGGGTCCAGCGAGATCCAGCGGAACATCATCGCCGAGCGGGTGCTCGGCCTCCCGAAGGAGCCGCGCCCATGA
- a CDS encoding acyl-CoA dehydrogenase family protein — protein MTFLPTDEQRAFARSLDAMLTAADTPSAVRAWAGDDPGPGRALWGRLAEAGVCALAVPEEYEGMGHLPIELAHAFVELGRHAVPGPVVETVATAVLLGELARLGEPGPATRLLPALSAGERTATLAIAGTEAVRHAVPYALDADRADVVLVVRGEELWRAPGHGPVRVSADPARRLARPAPGGELLAEGPAVAAAAARAGRWAMLATAAQSLGVGLALLDRTVAYARQRTQFGTPIGAFQAVKHRLADTLLALEFARPLLFGAAVTMTSGDLAAAKVTTGEAGYTAARTALQVHGAVGYTEELDLSLWLRKARPLRDAWGDPATCRAAVLTARS, from the coding sequence ATGACGTTCCTGCCGACCGACGAACAACGCGCCTTCGCCCGCTCCCTGGACGCGATGCTCACCGCCGCGGACACCCCGTCGGCGGTACGGGCCTGGGCGGGCGACGACCCCGGCCCGGGGCGGGCGCTGTGGGGTCGGCTCGCGGAGGCGGGGGTGTGCGCGCTCGCGGTCCCGGAGGAGTACGAGGGCATGGGCCACCTCCCGATCGAACTCGCCCACGCCTTCGTGGAGTTGGGGCGGCACGCGGTGCCGGGCCCGGTGGTGGAGACGGTGGCGACGGCGGTACTCCTCGGGGAACTGGCGCGCCTGGGCGAGCCGGGCCCGGCGACGCGACTGCTTCCGGCCCTGTCGGCCGGCGAGCGGACGGCGACGCTGGCGATCGCCGGGACGGAGGCCGTACGGCACGCCGTCCCGTACGCCCTGGACGCCGACCGGGCCGACGTGGTGCTCGTCGTACGGGGTGAGGAACTGTGGCGCGCGCCCGGTCACGGCCCCGTCCGGGTCTCCGCCGACCCCGCGCGGCGCCTGGCCCGCCCGGCACCCGGCGGGGAGCTGCTCGCCGAGGGCCCGGCGGTGGCCGCGGCGGCCGCGCGGGCCGGCCGCTGGGCGATGCTGGCGACGGCGGCGCAGTCGCTGGGCGTGGGCCTGGCGCTGCTCGACCGGACGGTCGCGTACGCCCGCCAACGCACCCAGTTCGGCACCCCGATCGGCGCGTTCCAGGCGGTCAAACACCGGCTGGCGGACACGCTGCTCGCCCTGGAGTTCGCGCGGCCGCTGCTGTTCGGGGCGGCGGTGACGATGACGTCGGGGGACCTCGCGGCGGCCAAGGTGACGACGGGCGAGGCGGGGTACACGGCGGCCCGCACGGCCCTCCAGGTGCACGGCGCCGTCGGCTACACGGAGGAACTGGACCTGTCGCTCTGGCTCCGCAAGGCCCGCCCCCTGAGGGATGCCTGGGGCGACCCGGCCACCTGCCGGGCGGCCGTCCTCACCGCGCGCTCATGA
- a CDS encoding tyrosine-protein phosphatase encodes MHLSRRALLTATGATTLLTALPTEAIARPRSAQAPPIRQIPLQGAVNVRDLGGYPTYDGSRVRYGLAYRGDHLAKLTDADLTTLAGLGLGTVVDLRIPLEVGYDGADRLPAGAVPVPRPVTDNGLFGQLLSAIGSRDPVRQEEMLGGGRAAAFMREVYRTFVTDAANRAAFAATLRDLADPRRGPLLLHCTSGKDRTGWTGWLLLTLLGVPDTLARSDYLASNTFRAASDARVREGLKKAGLMQNPALIIPLQEVRAEYLDTALEQLRSSYGSVFRYVSDGLGLEFRELLALRERLVPGA; translated from the coding sequence GTGCACCTGTCTCGACGCGCGCTGCTCACCGCCACCGGCGCCACCACCCTGCTCACCGCCCTGCCCACGGAGGCGATCGCCCGCCCCCGGTCCGCGCAGGCGCCCCCGATCCGGCAGATCCCGCTCCAGGGCGCAGTCAACGTCCGTGACCTCGGCGGCTACCCCACGTACGACGGGAGCCGGGTCCGGTACGGCCTCGCCTACCGGGGCGACCACCTCGCCAAACTGACCGACGCCGACCTGACCACGCTCGCCGGGCTGGGCCTCGGCACCGTGGTCGACCTGCGGATCCCCCTGGAGGTCGGCTACGACGGTGCCGACCGGCTCCCGGCCGGTGCCGTCCCGGTCCCCCGGCCCGTCACCGACAACGGTCTGTTCGGGCAGCTGCTCAGCGCGATCGGCTCGCGCGACCCCGTACGGCAGGAGGAGATGCTGGGCGGCGGACGGGCCGCCGCGTTCATGCGCGAGGTGTACCGGACGTTCGTCACCGACGCCGCGAACCGGGCCGCCTTCGCGGCGACCCTGCGGGACCTGGCCGATCCCCGCCGGGGGCCGCTGCTCCTGCACTGCACCTCGGGCAAGGACCGCACCGGCTGGACCGGGTGGCTGCTGCTCACGCTCCTCGGCGTGCCCGACACCCTCGCGCGCTCGGACTACCTGGCCTCCAACACCTTCCGCGCCGCGTCCGACGCACGGGTGCGGGAGGGATTGAAAAAGGCCGGGCTCATGCAGAACCCGGCCCTGATCATTCCGCTCCAGGAGGTGCGGGCGGAGTACCTCGACACCGCCCTGGAGCAGCTGCGCTCCTCGTACGGGAGCGTGTTCCGTTACGTGTCGGACGGCCTCGGCCTGGAGTTCCGCGAGCTGCTGGCGCTGCGCGAACGGCTGGTGCCCGGGGCCTGA
- a CDS encoding NAD(P)H-dependent flavin oxidoreductase: protein MRTPLTELTGVRHPIVQTGMGWVAGPRLVSATANAGALGVLASATMTVDELRAAVREVRSRTDRPFGVNLRADAGDARERVRIIVDEGVRVASFALAPSRDLIAELKDAGVVVIPSVGARRHAEKVAGWGADAVLVQGGEGGGHTGEVATSVLLPQVVDAVDIPVIAAGGFHDGRGLVAALAHGAAGIAMGTRFLLTSDSTVPDAVKARYLAATVKDVTVTTAVDGLPHRMLRTDLVASLEHAGRVRSLARALRRAAGFRRISGLSWPAMIRDGLAMRHGKDLSWSQVLLAANTPMLLRASMVEGRTDLGIMAAGQVAGVIEDLPSCQELVDRIMAEAAQALRALPHPEE from the coding sequence ATGAGGACCCCGCTCACCGAGCTGACCGGGGTCCGCCACCCGATCGTGCAGACCGGCATGGGCTGGGTCGCCGGGCCCCGGCTGGTCTCCGCCACCGCGAACGCGGGCGCGCTCGGCGTCCTCGCCTCGGCCACGATGACCGTGGACGAGCTGCGCGCCGCCGTCCGCGAGGTGAGGTCCCGCACCGACCGGCCCTTCGGGGTGAACCTGCGCGCCGACGCGGGCGACGCCCGCGAACGGGTCCGGATCATCGTCGACGAGGGCGTACGGGTCGCCTCCTTCGCCCTCGCCCCCTCCCGCGACCTGATCGCCGAGCTCAAGGACGCGGGGGTCGTCGTGATCCCCTCCGTCGGCGCCCGGCGGCACGCCGAGAAGGTCGCCGGCTGGGGCGCGGACGCGGTGCTCGTCCAGGGCGGCGAGGGCGGCGGCCACACCGGCGAGGTCGCGACGAGCGTCCTGCTGCCGCAGGTGGTGGACGCCGTGGACATCCCGGTGATCGCGGCGGGCGGCTTCCACGACGGACGGGGCCTGGTCGCCGCCCTCGCCCACGGGGCCGCGGGCATCGCCATGGGCACCCGCTTCCTGCTGACCTCCGACTCGACCGTGCCGGACGCGGTGAAGGCCCGCTATCTGGCCGCCACGGTCAAGGACGTCACCGTCACCACCGCCGTCGACGGGCTGCCGCACCGGATGCTCCGTACGGACCTCGTCGCGTCCCTGGAGCACGCCGGGCGGGTACGGTCCCTGGCCCGGGCCCTGCGCCGGGCGGCCGGATTCCGCAGGATCTCCGGGCTCTCGTGGCCCGCGATGATCCGCGACGGCCTGGCCATGCGCCACGGCAAGGACCTCTCCTGGAGCCAGGTCCTGCTCGCCGCGAACACCCCGATGCTGCTGCGGGCGTCCATGGTCGAGGGCCGCACCGACCTCGGGATCATGGCCGCCGGGCAGGTCGCGGGAGTGATCGAGGACCTTCCCAGCTGCCAGGAACTCGTCGATCGGATCATGGCGGAGGCCGCGCAGGCCCTCCGCGCGCTCCCGCACCCCGAGGAGTGA
- a CDS encoding acetyl-CoA C-acetyltransferase — MPEAYIVEAVRTPVGRRGGGLSSVHPADLGAHALKALVARSGIDPAAVEDVVLGCLDTVGPQAGDIARTAWLAAGLPEEVPGVTVDRQCGSSQQAVHFAAQAVMSGTQDLVVAGGVQNMSMIPIAFASRQAAEPLGLTGGPFHGSEGWRARYGDAPVNQFHGAELIAEKWRITRRDQEEFALRSHERALRAIDEGRFARETVAYGEVTVDEGPRRDTSAEKMAGLRPVVEGGTITAACSSQVSDGAAALLLASERAVREHGLTPRARVHHLSARGEDPIRMLSAPIPATAHALKKTGLTIDDIDLVEINEAFAPVVLAWLKETGADPARVNVNGGAIALGHPLGATGAKLMTTLLHELERTGGRYGLQTMCEGGGQANVTIIERL; from the coding sequence ATGCCCGAGGCCTACATCGTCGAAGCGGTCCGCACACCCGTGGGGCGCCGAGGGGGCGGACTCTCGTCCGTCCACCCGGCGGACCTCGGCGCCCACGCCCTGAAGGCGCTCGTCGCCCGCTCCGGGATCGACCCGGCCGCCGTCGAGGACGTCGTCCTCGGCTGCCTCGACACCGTCGGGCCGCAGGCCGGCGACATCGCCCGTACGGCATGGCTGGCCGCGGGCCTCCCCGAGGAGGTCCCCGGAGTGACCGTCGACCGCCAGTGCGGCTCGTCCCAGCAGGCCGTCCACTTCGCCGCCCAGGCGGTGATGTCCGGCACCCAGGACCTGGTCGTCGCGGGCGGCGTCCAGAACATGTCGATGATCCCCATCGCCTTCGCCTCCCGGCAGGCCGCCGAACCCCTCGGGCTCACCGGCGGGCCCTTCCACGGCAGCGAGGGCTGGCGCGCCCGGTACGGCGACGCTCCCGTCAACCAGTTCCACGGCGCCGAACTGATCGCCGAGAAGTGGCGGATCACCCGCCGTGACCAGGAGGAATTCGCCCTCCGCTCGCACGAGCGGGCGCTACGGGCGATCGACGAGGGCCGCTTCGCGCGGGAGACCGTGGCGTACGGCGAGGTCACCGTCGACGAGGGACCGCGCCGCGACACCAGCGCGGAGAAGATGGCCGGGCTCCGGCCGGTCGTCGAGGGCGGCACCATCACCGCCGCCTGCTCCTCCCAGGTCTCCGACGGGGCCGCGGCGCTGCTCCTCGCGAGCGAGCGGGCCGTACGGGAGCACGGGCTCACCCCCCGGGCCCGCGTCCACCACCTCTCGGCGCGCGGCGAGGACCCGATCCGGATGCTGTCCGCGCCGATACCCGCGACCGCCCACGCCCTCAAGAAGACCGGCCTGACCATCGACGACATCGACCTCGTCGAGATCAACGAGGCCTTCGCGCCCGTCGTCCTGGCCTGGCTCAAGGAGACCGGCGCCGACCCCGCCCGCGTCAACGTCAACGGCGGCGCGATCGCCCTGGGCCACCCCCTCGGCGCGACCGGCGCGAAACTGATGACGACCCTCCTCCACGAACTGGAACGCACCGGAGGCCGCTACGGCCTCCAGACCATGTGCGAGGGCGGCGGCCAGGCGAACGTCACGATCATCGAGAGGCTGTGA
- a CDS encoding acyl-CoA dehydrogenase family protein → MDLSYTRTEEAFRADAREWLRDHVPAAPLPSLETGEGFAAHRAWEAELAAGRWSVVSWPEEYGGRGVDLARWLVFEEEYWAAGAPGRVSQNGVQLLAPTLFDHGTEEQRARILPSMATGETIWAQAWSEPEAGSDLASLTSRAVRTDGGWLLSGQKTWSSRAAFADRAFGIFRSDPTADRPHRGLTYLMFDLRAPGVTVRPIGRLDGKPAFAELFLDGVFVPDEDVIGEPGQGWRIAMSTTGNERGLMLRSPGRFLAAADRLVRLWRAEGDRADPALRDRVADAVIGARAYQLFTAGAAARLAAGAPSGAESSLNKVFWSEYDLALHETALDLLGPDGELADGAWAEGYVFSLAGPLYAGTNEIQRDIIAERLLGLPKGRR, encoded by the coding sequence ATGGATCTCTCGTACACACGGACCGAGGAGGCCTTCCGGGCCGACGCGCGGGAGTGGCTGCGCGACCACGTCCCCGCCGCGCCGCTGCCCTCCCTGGAGACGGGTGAGGGCTTCGCGGCCCACCGCGCCTGGGAGGCCGAACTGGCCGCCGGCCGCTGGTCGGTGGTCTCCTGGCCCGAGGAGTACGGGGGCCGGGGCGTCGACCTGGCCCGCTGGCTGGTCTTCGAGGAGGAGTACTGGGCGGCGGGGGCTCCCGGCCGGGTCTCGCAGAACGGCGTCCAGCTCCTCGCGCCCACCCTCTTCGACCACGGTACGGAGGAGCAGCGGGCCCGGATCCTGCCGTCGATGGCGACCGGGGAGACGATCTGGGCACAGGCCTGGTCCGAGCCCGAGGCCGGCTCCGACCTGGCGTCCCTGACCTCCCGCGCGGTCCGCACGGACGGCGGCTGGCTGCTCTCCGGGCAGAAGACCTGGTCCTCCCGGGCCGCCTTCGCCGACCGGGCCTTCGGCATCTTCCGCAGCGACCCGACGGCGGACCGCCCGCACCGGGGCCTCACGTATCTGATGTTCGACCTGCGTGCGCCGGGGGTGACCGTCCGGCCGATCGGCAGGCTCGACGGGAAGCCCGCCTTCGCGGAACTCTTCCTCGACGGGGTCTTCGTCCCCGACGAGGACGTGATCGGGGAGCCGGGCCAGGGCTGGCGCATCGCGATGTCCACGACGGGCAACGAGCGGGGCCTGATGCTCCGCTCCCCCGGCCGCTTCCTCGCCGCCGCCGACCGGCTCGTACGGCTCTGGCGGGCGGAGGGCGACCGGGCCGACCCGGCGCTGCGGGACCGGGTGGCGGACGCGGTGATCGGGGCACGGGCGTACCAGCTGTTCACGGCGGGCGCGGCGGCCCGGCTGGCGGCGGGGGCGCCGTCGGGGGCCGAGTCCAGCCTCAACAAGGTCTTCTGGTCGGAGTACGACCTGGCCCTGCACGAGACGGCCCTGGACCTCCTGGGCCCGGACGGCGAACTCGCGGACGGCGCGTGGGCGGAGGGGTACGTCTTCTCCCTCGCGGGCCCCCTCTACGCGGGCACCAACGAGATCCAGCGCGACATCATCGCCGAGCGGCTGCTCGGCCTCCCGAAGGGCCGCCGCTGA
- a CDS encoding TetR/AcrR family transcriptional regulator, with translation MPNTASKKKTPVSGGPERRRELLDTAAEVFAAQGYNATTVRKIADAAGMLAGSLYYHFDSKESMLDEILSTFLDELWQGYDAVLDAGLGPRETIEALVTESFREIDRHRAAVAIYQKESRHLTDQPRFHYLADSQRKFEKAWLGTLERGVAAGVFRADLDVRLTYRFVRDTVWVAASWYRPGGLHSPEEIARQYLSMVLDGIAVRT, from the coding sequence GTGCCGAACACTGCAAGCAAGAAGAAGACCCCGGTGAGCGGCGGGCCCGAGCGGCGCCGTGAACTCCTCGACACGGCGGCCGAGGTGTTCGCCGCCCAGGGGTACAACGCCACCACCGTCCGCAAGATCGCGGACGCCGCCGGGATGCTCGCCGGCAGCCTCTACTACCACTTCGACTCCAAGGAGTCGATGCTCGACGAGATCCTCTCGACCTTCCTCGACGAGCTGTGGCAGGGGTACGACGCCGTCCTCGACGCCGGACTCGGGCCCCGCGAGACCATCGAGGCCCTCGTCACCGAGTCCTTCCGCGAGATCGACCGGCACCGCGCCGCCGTCGCCATCTACCAGAAGGAGTCCCGGCACCTCACCGACCAGCCCCGCTTCCACTACCTCGCCGACTCGCAGCGCAAGTTCGAGAAGGCCTGGCTCGGCACCCTGGAGCGCGGGGTCGCCGCCGGGGTCTTCCGCGCCGACCTCGACGTCCGCCTCACCTACCGGTTCGTCCGCGACACCGTCTGGGTCGCCGCGTCCTGGTACCGGCCGGGCGGCCTGCACAGCCCCGAGGAGATCGCCCGCCAGTACCTGTCGATGGTCCTGGACGGCATCGCCGTACGTACGTAG
- a CDS encoding DEAD/DEAH box helicase has translation MTRSERPHKRSPRTAQAKSTSQPKASRGGRRPSAPPPPSEFTPPETVTPALPAVAAFADLDMPEGLLRTLGEQGVTEPFPIQAATLPNSLAGRDVLGRGRTGSGKTLAFGLAILARSAGRRAEPGAPLALVLVPTRELAQQVTDALTPYASALRLRITTVVGGMSISRQSSALRRGAEILIATPGRLHDLIDRGDCRLDQVAVTVLDEADQMADMGFLPQVTKLLKQVEPGGQRLLFSATLDRNIDRLVKMFLDDPVVHSVDPSAGAVTTMEHHVLYVADETDKKAVTLRIAARDGRTILFLDTKRSVDRLVKRLLANGVRASGLHGGRSQPQRNRTLDQFKSGQVTTLVATNVAARGIHVDDLDMVVNVDPPMDHKDYLHRGGRTARAGESGSVFTLVLPEQKRDMGRLMSNAGISPRTAQIKSSDEQLVELTGAREPSGVPVVVETPQPTQPRKPAGSGAGGGRSSGRRRRPAPAGGTAGTGTGSGRSGAAGTASGRAAGSSGRSAGSAGRTAASAGGAGRASGGGRGAGSGTGGGRGAAAGAGAGRTGGRQAPGTSRSRSASSSRNSRPRPSDT, from the coding sequence ATGACCCGCTCCGAACGCCCCCACAAGCGCAGCCCCCGCACCGCCCAGGCGAAGTCCACGTCACAGCCGAAGGCCTCCCGTGGGGGGCGCCGCCCCTCCGCGCCCCCGCCGCCGAGCGAGTTCACGCCGCCGGAGACGGTGACGCCCGCGCTTCCCGCGGTGGCCGCCTTCGCCGACCTCGACATGCCCGAGGGCCTGCTGCGGACTCTGGGTGAGCAGGGCGTCACGGAGCCGTTCCCGATCCAGGCCGCGACCCTCCCGAACTCGCTGGCCGGCCGCGACGTGCTCGGCCGGGGGCGTACCGGCTCCGGCAAGACCCTCGCCTTCGGCCTCGCGATCCTGGCCCGTTCGGCCGGCCGCCGCGCCGAGCCCGGCGCGCCGCTCGCGCTCGTCCTGGTGCCCACGCGCGAGCTCGCCCAGCAGGTGACCGACGCGCTCACGCCGTACGCCTCCGCGCTGCGGCTGCGCATCACCACGGTCGTCGGCGGCATGTCGATCAGCCGGCAGTCCTCCGCGCTGCGGCGCGGCGCCGAGATCCTCATCGCCACGCCCGGTCGGCTCCACGACCTCATCGACCGCGGCGACTGCCGCCTCGACCAGGTCGCCGTCACCGTCCTCGACGAGGCCGACCAGATGGCCGACATGGGCTTCCTGCCGCAGGTCACGAAGCTGCTGAAGCAGGTCGAGCCGGGCGGGCAGCGACTGCTGTTCTCGGCCACCCTCGACCGGAACATCGACCGGCTGGTCAAGATGTTCCTCGACGACCCGGTCGTGCACTCGGTCGACCCGTCGGCCGGCGCGGTCACCACCATGGAGCACCACGTCCTGTACGTGGCCGACGAGACCGACAAGAAGGCCGTCACGCTGCGCATCGCGGCCCGCGACGGGCGGACGATCCTCTTCCTGGACACCAAGCGGTCCGTGGACCGGCTGGTCAAGCGGCTCCTCGCCAACGGCGTACGGGCCTCCGGACTGCACGGCGGCCGCTCGCAGCCGCAGCGGAACCGGACCCTGGACCAGTTCAAGAGCGGTCAGGTCACCACGCTCGTCGCCACGAACGTGGCCGCGCGCGGCATCCACGTCGACGACCTCGACATGGTCGTCAACGTCGACCCGCCGATGGACCACAAGGACTACCTGCACCGCGGCGGCCGCACCGCCCGCGCCGGTGAGTCCGGCAGCGTCTTCACCCTGGTCCTGCCCGAGCAGAAGCGCGACATGGGCCGTCTGATGTCGAACGCGGGCATCAGCCCCCGCACGGCGCAGATCAAGTCCAGCGACGAGCAGCTGGTCGAGCTGACCGGCGCGCGGGAGCCCTCGGGCGTCCCGGTCGTCGTCGAGACCCCGCAGCCGACCCAGCCGCGCAAGCCGGCCGGCTCCGGTGCCGGCGGTGGCCGTTCCTCCGGCCGGCGTCGCCGTCCCGCCCCGGCCGGAGGCACGGCCGGTACGGGCACGGGCTCGGGTCGTTCCGGAGCCGCGGGCACGGCCTCGGGCCGCGCCGCGGGCTCCTCGGGCCGCAGCGCCGGTTCCGCCGGTCGCACCGCCGCTTCCGCCGGCGGCGCGGGCCGCGCGTCCGGCGGTGGCCGGGGCGCCGGCTCCGGCACGGGCGGCGGTCGCGGTGCCGCCGCGGGCGCCGGTGCCGGTCGCACCGGGGGGCGTCAGGCCCCGGGCACCAGCCGTTCGCGCAGCGCCAGCAGCTCGCGGAACTCCAGGCCGAGGCCGTCCGACACGTAA
- a CDS encoding pyridoxamine 5'-phosphate oxidase family protein, translated as MGDIGTGTTWSAFEAAEPEFAATVRERFGQYTHHALATVREDGSPRLSGIEVGFRFGELWLGMMPGSRKARDLRRDPRLTLLANLGAGTDMGGGDVRVSGRAVEVTDPETVARYVADADEPQPFHLFRVDPTEVVRTWVDGDELVIRTWSAGRPARTLRRGNDESPPRQES; from the coding sequence ATGGGAGACATCGGAACCGGAACCACCTGGTCGGCCTTCGAGGCCGCCGAACCCGAGTTCGCCGCGACCGTGCGCGAGCGCTTCGGGCAGTACACCCACCATGCCCTCGCCACCGTGCGCGAGGACGGCTCGCCCCGGCTCAGCGGCATCGAGGTGGGCTTCCGCTTCGGCGAACTCTGGCTCGGCATGATGCCCGGCTCCCGCAAGGCCCGTGACCTGCGCCGCGACCCACGGCTCACCCTCCTCGCCAACCTGGGCGCCGGCACCGACATGGGCGGCGGGGACGTCCGTGTCTCGGGGCGGGCGGTCGAGGTCACCGACCCCGAGACCGTCGCCCGGTACGTGGCCGACGCGGACGAACCCCAGCCGTTCCACCTCTTCCGGGTCGACCCGACCGAGGTCGTGCGGACCTGGGTGGACGGCGACGAACTCGTGATCCGCACCTGGTCCGCCGGACGCCCGGCCCGGACCCTCCGGCGGGGCAACGACGAGAGCCCGCCCCGGCAGGAGTCATGA